A window from Pseudomonas sp. Tri1 encodes these proteins:
- a CDS encoding amidase produces the protein MSIMDRTASHSIGQLRQALESGTLTSESLVCAQLERIERFNGQLNAYVEAYPQRALGAAIAADRQRAAGINLGPLHGIPIAIKDLFEIDGKAITGGSLAQTPRISRLTATAVQRLERAGAIIMGKTHTVEFAFGGWGTNAVMGTPWNPWDRDVHRAPGGSSSGSAVAVAGGLASAALGTDTGGSVRIPAGMCGLVGLKTTRGLVSRHGLIELCPSLDSVGPITHTVEDAAWMLDALLGPDPLDPVSAKSPVFSAAAGLNLPVAGLRIWVLPQAERAHIAPGVLAAYDRGLEQLAALGMHLVEQPLPTSLEQCMRVAGGLMSAEGYASLGSLFERDDLRFDPHVQRRVLSGRAVDAAAYIHLHHQRRVARRAMDEAMSNVDACAFPTNAIGSVPLSQVDEYGTPLALLGRFANLLNLCSVALPVGFDEQRMPVSMQIVGRAFAEPLVLRIAHAYQQVSDWHQLRPVGWDLSDRVVA, from the coding sequence ATGAGCATCATGGATCGAACCGCTTCCCACAGCATTGGCCAGTTGCGGCAAGCACTGGAGTCCGGAACACTCACGAGCGAGTCCCTGGTCTGCGCGCAACTGGAGCGGATCGAGCGCTTCAACGGGCAACTCAATGCTTATGTCGAGGCCTATCCTCAACGCGCGCTCGGTGCCGCCATCGCTGCCGATCGGCAGCGGGCCGCAGGTATCAACCTGGGCCCGTTGCATGGCATTCCGATCGCGATCAAGGATTTGTTCGAGATCGACGGCAAGGCCATAACCGGTGGTTCGCTGGCGCAGACGCCGCGTATCTCGCGGCTCACCGCCACGGCGGTCCAGCGACTGGAGCGCGCCGGGGCGATCATCATGGGCAAGACCCACACCGTTGAATTTGCTTTCGGCGGGTGGGGCACAAATGCCGTGATGGGCACGCCGTGGAACCCATGGGACCGCGACGTGCATCGTGCTCCAGGTGGTTCCAGCAGTGGTTCAGCGGTGGCCGTGGCCGGCGGGTTGGCAAGCGCGGCATTGGGCACCGACACCGGCGGCTCGGTGCGGATTCCTGCGGGCATGTGTGGTCTGGTTGGGTTGAAAACCACGCGTGGGTTGGTCAGCCGTCACGGTTTGATTGAGTTGTGCCCATCGCTGGATTCGGTGGGGCCGATTACGCACACTGTCGAAGACGCTGCGTGGATGCTTGACGCGCTGCTGGGACCGGACCCGCTGGACCCGGTCTCGGCCAAATCGCCAGTTTTCAGCGCCGCAGCAGGCTTGAATCTTCCGGTGGCCGGTCTGCGCATCTGGGTGCTGCCACAGGCCGAGCGCGCACACATCGCGCCTGGCGTATTGGCAGCCTATGACCGGGGGCTGGAGCAATTGGCCGCACTGGGCATGCACCTGGTCGAACAGCCGCTACCGACTTCGCTGGAGCAATGCATGCGCGTCGCCGGTGGCCTTATGAGCGCCGAAGGCTACGCCAGCCTTGGCAGTTTGTTCGAGCGTGATGATCTGCGCTTCGATCCTCATGTGCAGCGTCGGGTGTTGAGCGGACGCGCCGTCGACGCGGCGGCCTATATCCATTTGCACCACCAGCGACGTGTTGCCCGTCGAGCCATGGACGAGGCCATGTCCAATGTCGATGCCTGTGCGTTTCCAACCAACGCCATTGGCAGTGTGCCGTTGAGTCAGGTCGATGAGTACGGGACGCCGTTGGCCCTGCTCGGCCGTTTCGCCAACCTGCTCAATCTCTGCTCCGTGGCGCTGCCGGTGGGCTTCGACGAGCAACGCATGCCGGTCTCGATGCAGATTGTCGGTCGTGCTTTCGCCGAACCATTGGTCCTGCGGATCGCCCACGCCTATCAGCAAGTCAGTGATTGGCACCAATTGCGGCCTGTGGGTTGGGACCTGTCGGACAGAGTGGTGGCGTAA
- a CDS encoding transketolase, whose product MHAISQSAVWIKEPSADAGVVIVTSAALPKYMIDKLHVAIDDWDQVAYLAVQQSEALMVDWLRGGSAPEQSAGGDACYASQLLRAVSHGSFLLDVEVGTVPGLTWLGSVHGHPLRVVELGTIASSTAAMDQQVEQVLSATRSLAKSVLQAHGVI is encoded by the coding sequence ATGCATGCGATATCGCAATCCGCAGTCTGGATCAAGGAACCTTCGGCGGATGCCGGAGTGGTCATCGTTACCAGCGCCGCGTTGCCCAAATACATGATCGACAAGCTGCACGTAGCGATAGATGACTGGGATCAGGTGGCTTATCTGGCCGTCCAGCAATCCGAGGCGTTGATGGTCGACTGGTTGCGGGGCGGGTCTGCCCCTGAGCAATCGGCTGGTGGGGACGCGTGTTATGCCAGCCAGCTGTTGCGCGCCGTCTCCCACGGCAGTTTTTTACTGGATGTCGAAGTCGGCACGGTGCCCGGCTTGACCTGGCTGGGGTCCGTGCACGGCCACCCGTTGCGCGTCGTCGAACTGGGAACGATAGCCTCGTCCACCGCAGCGATGGATCAACAGGTAGAGCAAGTGCTTTCGGCGACCCGCAGTCTGGCGAAAAGCGTGCTGCAGGCGCACGGCGTCATTTAG
- a CDS encoding GlxA family transcriptional regulator, with product MDGLDHGQARHPPIRRGTAELSIGIMLWPRFPLLSLSGLTDALRHAADTGDQSRPIRCQWKVLGTPGQRVISSSGLDVPIDSELADPARFDYIVVIGGLLDSIEAVPKTYPTFLHQAAAAQVPLIGLCTGSFVLARHGLMEGRTACVHAYHGDDWKRLFPSLRFVINRDFLIDQDRITCAGGVSVIELALHLIGLHCGPDRAGKVVHQMTVAKNTSNSFVDRRKALGYASSSNRRLHEAVMLMEKHMAQPLDIEAIAHLVGTSKRQLERLFVAETNNSPAQFYRQVRLRFGRWLLVSSDRQIGEIAFECGFADAPHFIRHFQSMFGLSPGKLRKALMQQEGK from the coding sequence GTGGACGGGCTCGATCATGGGCAGGCGCGTCACCCGCCCATCCGCCGCGGCACCGCCGAGCTGTCTATTGGCATCATGTTGTGGCCACGCTTCCCCTTGCTGTCACTGTCAGGACTGACCGATGCGTTGCGGCACGCCGCCGATACGGGCGATCAAAGCCGCCCCATCCGCTGCCAATGGAAAGTACTCGGCACGCCCGGGCAAAGAGTCATTTCCAGTAGCGGACTGGACGTGCCCATCGACAGCGAACTCGCTGATCCGGCGCGTTTCGACTACATCGTGGTGATTGGTGGATTGCTCGACTCCATCGAGGCGGTGCCGAAAACCTATCCCACGTTCCTCCACCAGGCCGCGGCGGCACAGGTGCCGTTGATCGGTCTGTGCACCGGCAGCTTCGTGCTCGCGCGACATGGCCTGATGGAGGGGCGAACGGCGTGTGTCCACGCCTACCATGGCGACGACTGGAAGCGGCTGTTTCCGTCGTTGCGCTTTGTCATCAACAGAGACTTTCTGATCGACCAGGACCGGATCACCTGCGCGGGTGGCGTGTCAGTGATCGAATTGGCCCTTCACCTGATCGGCCTGCATTGCGGACCGGATCGTGCGGGCAAAGTTGTGCACCAGATGACGGTGGCGAAGAACACGTCCAACAGTTTCGTCGACCGACGCAAGGCGCTCGGCTACGCCAGCTCCTCCAACCGTCGGCTGCACGAAGCCGTGATGTTGATGGAAAAACACATGGCCCAACCCCTGGATATCGAGGCCATTGCGCATCTGGTCGGCACCAGCAAGCGGCAATTGGAACGCCTGTTCGTCGCTGAAACCAACAACAGCCCGGCCCAGTTCTACCGCCAGGTCCGACTCAGGTTCGGCAGATGGTTGCTCGTGAGTTCCGATCGCCAGATCGGCGAGATCGCCTTTGAATGTGGCTTCGCTGATGCGCCGCATTTTATTCGACACTTTCAGAGCATGTTTGGCCTGTCGCCAGGGAAGCTACGCAAGGCCTTGATGCAACAAGAGGGGAAGTAG
- a CDS encoding Lrp/AsnC family transcriptional regulator has protein sequence MNATNNHKKPGSPGTEPHPLDRTDRAILKTLQRDASISNVALAEKVKLSAPACLRRVERLKQAGLIKDIVALLDNQALDAGMVVLIGVVLDRSTPESFAAFEAAAQKVSGCMECHVVTGEFDYFMLIRTKDSNSFNRLHAEQLLYLPGVRQIRSFMGLRQVLSTTQIPL, from the coding sequence ATGAACGCAACAAACAACCACAAGAAACCCGGCAGCCCAGGCACAGAGCCGCACCCGCTGGATCGAACCGACCGAGCCATTCTCAAGACCCTGCAGCGAGACGCCTCCATCTCCAATGTGGCGCTCGCCGAGAAGGTGAAACTGAGCGCGCCGGCCTGCCTGCGACGCGTCGAACGCCTCAAGCAGGCGGGCCTGATCAAGGACATTGTCGCGTTGCTGGACAATCAAGCGCTCGATGCAGGGATGGTGGTGTTGATTGGCGTGGTGCTGGACCGCTCGACGCCGGAATCCTTCGCAGCCTTCGAAGCTGCGGCGCAAAAGGTGTCCGGCTGCATGGAATGCCATGTGGTGACAGGGGAGTTCGACTACTTCATGTTGATACGAACCAAGGACAGCAACAGCTTCAACCGGCTCCACGCCGAGCAATTGCTTTACCTGCCCGGGGTTCGCCAGATTCGCTCGTTCATGGGGTTGCGCCAGGTCTTGTCGACCACCCAAATCCCCCTTTGA
- a CDS encoding D-amino acid dehydrogenase, with protein MEICVVGAGIVGLSSAWFLHKAGHNVTVIDRAGEAGMGASAANGAQLSYSYVQPLADPSLLPGIPKMLLERNGPLKFSPQWSLEQWRWCMEFLAACRTSISRQTTVELLELAHESRLALDAFISQEKVHCDFARTGKLVLYPDAESLRKAGEQVKFQAAQGSRPQKIVSPAEALSIEPALEGYKKAFHGAIHTDSECAVDGRKLCQELARLLSKQGVRFLFDSEVAAFRRERGRITALEIHHAIDGPGLLGTQAVVLAAGAYSARLLSAFGVRMPVYPLKGYSITLPITDSMNAPTVSVTDMRRKTVFARIGDRLRVAGMVELCGLDASIPVKRIEQLKASTQALFGQGWNSDDCQPWTGWRPATPTGRPILAVSGCDNLFVNCGQGALGMTLAFGSAQRLVRLIGSTTP; from the coding sequence ATGGAAATCTGTGTCGTCGGCGCTGGAATTGTCGGCTTGAGCAGTGCCTGGTTTTTACACAAGGCGGGTCATAACGTCACGGTTATCGATCGTGCGGGGGAGGCGGGCATGGGGGCCAGTGCGGCCAATGGGGCGCAACTGAGCTACAGCTACGTGCAGCCGTTGGCGGATCCCTCGCTGTTGCCGGGCATTCCAAAGATGCTGCTGGAGCGCAACGGCCCGCTGAAGTTTTCGCCGCAATGGAGCTTGGAACAATGGCGCTGGTGTATGGAATTTCTCGCGGCCTGCCGTACATCCATTTCGCGTCAGACCACTGTCGAGTTGCTGGAACTGGCGCATGAAAGTCGGCTGGCGCTGGACGCCTTCATCAGTCAGGAAAAGGTGCACTGCGATTTCGCCCGTACCGGCAAACTGGTTCTGTACCCGGATGCTGAAAGCCTGCGCAAGGCCGGCGAGCAGGTGAAATTCCAGGCCGCCCAAGGCTCCAGGCCACAAAAAATAGTGAGTCCCGCCGAAGCCTTGTCGATCGAACCTGCACTTGAGGGCTATAAGAAGGCGTTTCACGGCGCGATCCATACCGACAGCGAATGCGCGGTCGATGGGCGCAAGCTTTGTCAGGAGCTTGCAAGGTTACTGAGCAAGCAGGGTGTGCGTTTTCTATTCGACAGTGAGGTTGCCGCTTTCCGACGTGAACGCGGGCGCATCACCGCGTTGGAGATCCACCACGCCATCGACGGCCCTGGTCTCTTAGGGACGCAGGCAGTGGTGCTGGCGGCTGGCGCTTACAGTGCACGGTTGTTATCAGCATTCGGTGTGCGCATGCCGGTCTACCCGCTCAAGGGATACAGCATTACGTTGCCGATCACTGATTCGATGAATGCGCCGACGGTCAGCGTTACTGACATGCGGCGCAAAACGGTGTTCGCCCGGATCGGTGATCGTCTGCGCGTCGCGGGGATGGTCGAGTTGTGTGGGCTGGATGCGTCGATTCCCGTCAAGCGTATCGAACAACTGAAAGCCTCGACGCAGGCATTGTTCGGCCAGGGATGGAACTCCGATGATTGTCAGCCCTGGACCGGCTGGCGTCCGGCGACCCCCACCGGGCGGCCGATTCTGGCCGTCAGTGGTTGTGACAATCTGTTCGTCAATTGCGGCCAGGGAGCGCTGGGCATGACCTTGGCGTTCGGTAGTGCCCAGCGTCTGGTCCGGTTGATCGGCAGCACAACCCCTTAA
- a CDS encoding amino acid ABC transporter permease, whose amino-acid sequence MISFFQQYPEYWSDWVARLLLGARVSAELSLTGFALAALLGALLAWAMKSPSALLKRLAVFFIQGMRAVPLLALLLALYFTLPSLGLTLSGYWAGAIGLGLQGSAYVAEILRGGLDSLHRGQREAAIATGLTPLQAFTAVIFPQAIRGMLPPLLNAYVSILKDSSLCALIATDELMLAARAIASESFLPMHIFLLVGLFYFVIAFPLSLLSRALEVRFSRGRKTIRG is encoded by the coding sequence ATGATCAGTTTTTTCCAGCAATACCCGGAGTACTGGAGCGACTGGGTCGCTCGCCTGCTACTCGGCGCACGGGTCAGCGCCGAGTTGTCCCTGACAGGCTTCGCCCTGGCGGCGCTGTTGGGCGCGTTATTGGCCTGGGCGATGAAGAGTCCCAGCGCATTGCTCAAGCGTCTGGCCGTGTTTTTCATTCAAGGTATGCGCGCGGTGCCGCTTCTGGCGTTGCTGCTGGCGCTGTATTTCACCTTGCCCAGCCTCGGGCTGACGCTGTCGGGTTACTGGGCCGGAGCCATCGGTTTGGGGTTGCAGGGCAGCGCCTACGTCGCGGAGATCCTGCGCGGAGGACTGGATTCCTTGCATCGAGGCCAACGTGAGGCGGCCATCGCCACCGGCCTGACGCCATTGCAAGCCTTCACCGCCGTGATCTTTCCGCAAGCCATTCGCGGCATGTTGCCGCCGTTGCTCAATGCCTACGTGTCGATTCTGAAGGACAGCTCCCTGTGCGCCCTGATCGCCACCGATGAGTTGATGCTGGCGGCCCGGGCCATCGCCTCCGAGTCCTTTTTGCCCATGCATATTTTCCTGTTGGTGGGGCTGTTCTATTTCGTCATCGCTTTCCCTCTTTCTCTGTTGTCGCGAGCGTTGGAAGTACGATTTTCTCGCGGACGCAAAACCATTCGAGGTTGA
- a CDS encoding amino acid ABC transporter permease produces the protein MANLEAFLGLLPLLLKGAMSALEIALCTLVLASAGGLVLAVLLTFSRSRLVHGAIACFIEWMRNVPALAHLFLIYFGLSYLGINLPAWLAAIVGLSLVGSAVLADTFRAGLQSLHVGQHEAGQAVGLNRMQILRYILLPQALRVALPAYANYVTQLIKDTSIASAIAVPEIMFLARNLVTSTFQTSLIYLAVMCIYAAMILPIGVGFIRLERHLGAAR, from the coding sequence ATGGCGAATCTGGAAGCTTTCCTCGGGCTGTTGCCCTTGCTGTTGAAAGGCGCAATGAGTGCGCTGGAAATTGCCCTCTGCACCTTGGTGCTGGCCAGCGCCGGTGGCCTGGTGCTGGCGGTTTTACTGACGTTCAGCCGATCGCGACTGGTGCACGGCGCCATCGCCTGTTTCATCGAATGGATGCGCAATGTGCCTGCACTGGCGCACCTGTTTCTGATCTACTTTGGGCTGTCCTACCTGGGCATCAATTTGCCCGCGTGGCTGGCGGCCATCGTCGGCTTGAGCCTGGTAGGCAGCGCAGTGCTGGCCGATACTTTCCGCGCCGGCTTGCAATCGTTGCACGTCGGCCAGCATGAAGCCGGCCAGGCCGTCGGCCTGAACCGTATGCAGATTCTGCGCTACATCCTCTTGCCCCAGGCCCTGCGCGTTGCGTTGCCGGCGTATGCCAACTATGTCACGCAACTGATCAAGGATACGTCCATCGCCTCGGCCATTGCCGTGCCGGAAATCATGTTCCTGGCCCGCAATCTGGTGACCTCCACGTTCCAGACCTCGCTGATTTATCTGGCGGTGATGTGCATCTATGCGGCGATGATCCTGCCAATTGGCGTGGGATTCATCCGACTTGAACGTCATCTGGGGGCGGCGCGATGA
- a CDS encoding RidA family protein, with the protein MATIQRFQSSARMSGVVSHGDLLYLSGQVPTDLQSGIEEQTRQVLAKIEALLALAGSDKGQLLSAQIWLKDIDRDFALMNSVWDAWLPTGSAPARATVQANLARPDVLVEIMVIAVKPAAGV; encoded by the coding sequence ATGGCAACGATTCAACGTTTTCAGAGCAGTGCGCGGATGTCTGGCGTGGTCAGTCACGGCGATCTGCTTTACCTCTCCGGCCAAGTGCCCACTGATCTGCAGTCTGGCATCGAAGAGCAGACGCGGCAGGTGCTGGCCAAGATCGAAGCCTTGTTGGCGTTGGCAGGCAGCGACAAGGGCCAGCTTTTGAGCGCACAGATCTGGCTCAAAGACATTGACCGTGATTTCGCGCTGATGAATTCGGTGTGGGACGCCTGGCTGCCAACCGGCAGTGCTCCGGCACGGGCCACTGTTCAGGCAAATCTGGCGCGGCCTGATGTGCTGGTCGAGATCATGGTTATAGCCGTGAAACCTGCTGCTGGTGTTTGA
- a CDS encoding 1-aminocyclopropane-1-carboxylate deaminase → MNLNRFKRYPLTFGPSPITPLKRLSEHLGGKVELYAKREDCNSGLAFGGNKTRKLEYLVPEALEQGCDTLVSIGGIQSNQTRQVAAVAAHLGMKCVLVQENWVNYSDAVYDRVGNIEMSRIMGADVRLDAAGFDIGIRPSWEKAMNDVLERGGKPFPIPAGCSEHPYGGLGFVGFAEEVREQEKQLGFKFDYIVVCSVTGSTQAGMVVGFAADGRSKNVIGIDASAKPEKTKAQILRIARHTAELVELGREITEDDVVLDTRFAYPEYGLPNEGTLEAIRLCGSLEGVLTDPVYEGKSMHGMIEMVRRGEFPEGSKVLYAHLGGAPALNAYSFLFRNG, encoded by the coding sequence ATGAACCTGAATCGTTTTAAACGTTATCCGCTGACCTTCGGTCCTTCTCCCATCACGCCCTTGAAACGCCTCAGCGAACACCTGGGCGGCAAGGTCGAGTTGTATGCCAAACGTGAAGACTGCAACAGTGGCCTGGCCTTTGGCGGCAACAAGACGCGCAAGCTTGAATACCTGGTTCCCGAGGCACTCGAACAGGGCTGCGACACCCTGGTGTCCATCGGTGGGATCCAGTCGAACCAGACCCGCCAGGTCGCTGCCGTCGCCGCACACCTGGGCATGAAGTGCGTGCTGGTCCAGGAAAACTGGGTGAACTACTCCGATGCGGTGTATGACCGCGTAGGCAATATCGAGATGTCTCGCATCATGGGCGCGGATGTACGACTGGACGCTGCAGGGTTCGACATCGGCATCCGGCCCAGCTGGGAGAAGGCCATGAACGATGTGCTGGAGCGCGGTGGCAAGCCGTTCCCGATACCGGCGGGTTGTTCCGAACATCCCTACGGCGGCCTCGGGTTCGTCGGCTTTGCCGAGGAAGTGCGGGAGCAGGAAAAACAACTGGGGTTCAAGTTCGACTACATCGTGGTCTGCTCCGTGACCGGCAGTACCCAGGCCGGCATGGTCGTCGGTTTCGCCGCGGACGGCCGTTCGAAGAACGTTATCGGCATCGATGCCTCGGCCAAGCCAGAGAAAACCAAGGCACAGATCCTGCGCATCGCCCGGCACACCGCTGAGCTGGTGGAACTGGGGCGTGAGATCACCGAAGACGACGTGGTGCTCGATACACGCTTCGCCTACCCCGAATATGGTTTGCCCAACGAAGGTACGCTGGAAGCCATTCGTCTGTGCGGCAGCCTTGAAGGTGTGTTGACCGACCCTGTGTATGAAGGCAAATCCATGCACGGGATGATCGAAATGGTCCGCCGTGGCGAATTCCCCGAAGGCTCGAAAGTGCTTTACGCACACCTGGGTGGTGCACCTGCGCTGAACGCCTACAGTTTCCTGTTCCGCAACGGCTGA
- a CDS encoding ABC transporter substrate-binding protein — protein sequence MKTSKVQRFSGICAGFLVSVLAAAPVFALETVEPGSLTIAFSGDMPGTGYQDSRMVGYDGEILQQISEKLGLKVKPALMEWSGTIASVQSKRVDVMAGTMGWTEQRSKIMALSDPIHYFKNGITQTDKTNWNSLKDLQGKKVGTITGFSFIPEMRKIDGLQVALYDTSDAAVRDLLAGRIDAVIGDPPVMQYAISRNEQWHLHFNAFVDNDPNFPLLTGLGQVVFGFNKASPELVTAVNAQIQTLWKNCEMRKIGARYGLTQDVWFMPEGKDLRLGVDRPADWTLPGCK from the coding sequence ATGAAGACGTCCAAGGTTCAGCGTTTTTCCGGTATTTGTGCCGGTTTTCTGGTGTCTGTGCTGGCTGCGGCACCGGTGTTCGCATTGGAGACAGTAGAGCCGGGAAGCCTGACCATCGCCTTCAGTGGTGATATGCCAGGAACAGGGTATCAAGATAGTCGGATGGTCGGCTATGACGGTGAAATCCTTCAACAAATTTCCGAAAAGCTGGGGCTTAAGGTCAAGCCGGCATTGATGGAGTGGTCAGGGACGATTGCATCGGTGCAGTCCAAGCGGGTGGATGTCATGGCAGGCACCATGGGCTGGACCGAGCAACGCTCGAAAATCATGGCCTTGAGCGATCCTATTCACTACTTCAAGAACGGCATCACCCAGACAGACAAGACCAACTGGAACAGCCTCAAGGATTTGCAAGGCAAGAAAGTCGGGACCATCACCGGTTTTTCGTTCATCCCTGAGATGCGCAAGATCGATGGCCTGCAAGTCGCCCTGTACGACACGTCCGACGCGGCCGTTCGCGATCTGCTCGCCGGACGTATCGATGCGGTGATCGGCGATCCACCGGTCATGCAATACGCCATTTCCCGCAATGAGCAATGGCACCTGCATTTCAACGCCTTTGTCGACAACGATCCGAATTTCCCGCTGCTGACGGGCTTGGGTCAGGTGGTGTTCGGCTTCAACAAGGCCAGCCCGGAACTGGTGACGGCGGTCAACGCACAGATTCAGACGCTCTGGAAAAACTGTGAGATGCGCAAGATCGGCGCTCGCTACGGCCTGACCCAGGATGTCTGGTTCATGCCCGAAGGCAAGGACCTGCGGCTCGGCGTCGATCGCCCAGCGGACTGGACGCTACCTGGCTGCAAATAA
- a CDS encoding amino acid ABC transporter ATP-binding protein translates to MSSLSDDALLRVHELHKNYGDLEVLKGISLELKPGETLSLIGPSGSGKSTCLRCINYLEKPTRGEIWLGDELIGQVKDGRRLRLMSDREMAPQRREIAMVFQLFYLWPHLSVRDNVALGPIKAQGMPRKQAYELADAMLEKVHLRHKAESYPEQLSGGQQQRVAIARALAQQPKVILFDEPTSALDPELVGEVLAVIRELAEEGRSMIMVTHEVRFARDVADRVIFMDGGRIVEQGPSAQVIDSPRHERTRSFLGRMAVESA, encoded by the coding sequence ATGTCGAGCCTGTCTGACGACGCGTTGCTGCGCGTGCACGAATTACACAAGAACTATGGCGACCTGGAAGTGCTCAAGGGCATCAGCCTGGAGTTGAAGCCCGGTGAGACCTTGTCGCTGATTGGCCCTAGCGGATCTGGAAAGTCCACCTGCCTGCGTTGCATCAATTACCTGGAAAAACCTACCCGTGGCGAGATCTGGCTGGGAGACGAGCTGATCGGGCAGGTCAAGGACGGCAGGCGTTTGCGTCTGATGAGTGACCGGGAGATGGCCCCGCAGCGCCGCGAGATCGCCATGGTGTTCCAGTTGTTCTACCTCTGGCCGCACTTGAGCGTGCGCGATAACGTCGCGCTCGGTCCCATCAAGGCCCAAGGCATGCCGCGCAAGCAGGCGTATGAGTTGGCCGACGCGATGTTGGAAAAAGTCCATCTGCGGCACAAGGCCGAGTCTTATCCCGAACAATTGTCCGGTGGTCAGCAACAGCGGGTCGCCATCGCCCGGGCCTTGGCTCAGCAACCGAAAGTGATTCTGTTCGACGAACCGACCTCGGCGTTGGATCCCGAGTTGGTAGGCGAAGTGTTGGCGGTGATTCGCGAACTGGCCGAAGAGGGCCGCAGCATGATCATGGTCACCCACGAAGTGCGGTTTGCCCGCGATGTGGCGGATCGGGTGATCTTCATGGACGGCGGGCGCATTGTCGAACAAGGGCCGTCGGCGCAAGTCATCGACAGCCCTCGTCACGAACGTACCCGCAGCTTTCTCGGGCGTATGGCTGTGGAGAGCGCTTGA